A single Defluviitalea saccharophila DNA region contains:
- a CDS encoding DDE-type integrase/transposase/recombinase, with protein sequence MDSIITYLLLYIQYLHKQIFDLLLFISKHIPLKQWAFDDSNSPDYQKFKTDKLPIIRKFEKQDFHFLLDYYQWKYGKVLKPVRTQKNKPRTVPEDTVCPLCNAPHQYLYDNNGGKGQFQCKICGQTFVTGEIVKTPITFVCPYCGHSLTPKKDRKHFRVHKCVNKNCSYYTANLKKLPKDLSPSKKHNYKLHYIYREFTLDFFDMDLNPLPSWATSFKFKKQSAHIMGLCLTYHVNLGLSLRKTAQALRDIHGVSISHTMVANYARTAAVLIKPFVDTYDYKPSSTLAADETYIKVKGIKGYIWFIMDAVSKSILGYQVSDNRGVGPCILAMRMALNNFKNGLPKAFKFIADGYSAYPLAAQQFALKEQKFFDITQVIGLSNDDAVSKKFRPFKQMIERLNRTFKASYRVTCGYGSEDGAAYGVSLWVAYYNFLRPHDLYSWKRPLNEVALLQNASNMPGKWQLLLFLGQQTILQMQKSQSS encoded by the coding sequence ATGGACTCAATTATAACTTACTTACTACTATATATTCAATACTTGCATAAACAAATTTTTGATTTATTATTATTTATCTCAAAGCATATCCCTCTTAAACAGTGGGCTTTCGATGATTCTAATAGCCCTGATTACCAAAAATTTAAAACTGACAAACTTCCCATTATCCGGAAGTTTGAAAAACAGGACTTTCATTTCCTTCTTGATTACTATCAATGGAAGTATGGTAAAGTTTTAAAGCCTGTTCGTACTCAAAAGAATAAACCTAGAACAGTTCCCGAAGATACTGTTTGCCCTCTTTGCAATGCTCCTCATCAGTATCTCTACGATAATAATGGCGGTAAAGGTCAGTTTCAGTGCAAGATTTGTGGCCAGACATTTGTAACCGGTGAAATAGTTAAAACACCGATCACTTTTGTATGTCCTTATTGTGGACATTCACTTACTCCTAAGAAAGATCGGAAACACTTCCGTGTTCACAAGTGTGTAAACAAGAACTGTTCCTATTACACTGCTAATCTTAAGAAGCTGCCTAAAGACTTAAGTCCTTCAAAAAAGCATAATTATAAACTTCACTACATCTACCGTGAATTCACTCTAGATTTCTTTGACATGGATTTAAACCCTTTACCGTCTTGGGCTACTTCCTTTAAATTCAAGAAACAATCAGCTCATATCATGGGGCTTTGCCTTACTTATCATGTTAATCTTGGACTTTCACTTCGAAAAACTGCTCAAGCTTTAAGAGATATCCATGGTGTCTCTATTTCTCATACCATGGTTGCTAATTATGCACGTACTGCCGCTGTGCTTATTAAACCTTTTGTGGATACCTACGACTATAAACCTTCTTCTACCCTTGCTGCAGATGAGACTTATATCAAGGTAAAAGGCATCAAGGGATATATTTGGTTTATAATGGATGCTGTTTCCAAGTCCATTCTCGGTTATCAGGTTTCTGATAATCGTGGTGTTGGGCCTTGTATTTTAGCTATGCGTATGGCTCTTAATAACTTTAAGAATGGTCTTCCAAAAGCTTTTAAGTTTATTGCTGATGGTTACAGCGCCTATCCTTTAGCTGCTCAGCAGTTTGCTTTAAAGGAACAAAAGTTTTTTGATATTACTCAAGTTATTGGGCTATCCAATGATGATGCTGTATCGAAAAAATTTCGTCCTTTTAAACAGATGATCGAACGACTGAATCGTACCTTTAAAGCTTCCTATCGAGTTACTTGTGGTTATGGTAGTGAAGATGGTGCAGCCTATGGCGTTAGTCTGTGGGTTGCCTACTATAACTTCCTTCGTCCCCATGATTTATACAGCTGGAAACGTCCTTTAAATGAAGTAGCCTTACTTCAAAATGCAAGTAATATGCCTGGCAAATGGCAGTTGCTTCTCTTTCTTGGTCAGCAGACCATTCTACAGATGCAGAAGTCTCAATCGAGCTAG
- a CDS encoding BglG family transcription antiterminator, giving the protein MQQYLSDRCKELVHLLLQHEEAITIKSLAQELHVSPRTIRNDLEKIEDYFRQAYQGEIILDKKAGVGVKLLGTKERKSFLERELQGIEEAIKPFSPESRKWFILRMLVRSNEELTMQFLADQLYVSKTTISKDLALVEEWLEKFNLKLIRRQNKGIQITGLEEDWRKAVIELLYIYEKDLQLKDRVWADSILPHESRLDLENYLKLKKMFPYVEVQKIESIIADAENLFDFFLPKEAYVGLLMHLAISIDRLRKKKGIKMDQEQLQAVTEQIEIAIARYIGEHIQMAFDVDMTESEIGFICLHILGAKLDKTVRIYQSKDVLDNIKPEIILLAKKIISFMEKVLNVDFHDDHTLLSGLVLHLKPSINRMKYGLPIKNPLLDQIKTRYPHIYGAVWGTSILFEKYFNVKVNEDEIGYIVIHLGAALQRLTRKIKAIIVCSSGMGTALHASAQIQKEIPEIEVVDITFPYDLIEKNFLDCDMIISTIHLQQASKPVIKINPLVGEEDIKKIKQYIRTRQKTDLSSNPEEKLENLIHQSHILTHLERTSKEQIIKALGQVLFQEGYVEQEFIPKVLEREKKICSVGVKNIVIVQGGYSFVVKPTISVATLKEPMDWSGKKVDTVFLLALNYQSEQYNEKFFRFLYRVLENEKLIEEIRQ; this is encoded by the coding sequence ATGCAGCAGTACCTAAGTGATCGATGTAAGGAATTGGTTCATCTTTTACTTCAACATGAAGAAGCCATTACAATAAAAAGCTTAGCTCAAGAGCTTCACGTTTCTCCTCGAACCATACGCAACGATTTAGAGAAAATAGAGGATTATTTTAGACAAGCGTACCAAGGAGAAATTATTTTAGATAAAAAGGCCGGAGTAGGCGTAAAGCTTTTGGGGACTAAAGAAAGAAAAAGCTTTTTAGAAAGGGAGCTTCAAGGTATAGAAGAGGCCATAAAACCATTTTCACCGGAAAGCAGAAAGTGGTTTATTCTTCGTATGCTCGTTCGTTCTAATGAAGAATTAACCATGCAATTTTTAGCAGACCAATTATATGTCAGCAAGACGACAATTTCGAAAGATTTAGCCCTGGTAGAAGAATGGCTTGAAAAGTTTAATTTAAAGTTAATCAGAAGACAGAATAAAGGCATTCAGATTACGGGTTTGGAAGAGGATTGGCGAAAAGCTGTTATCGAATTGCTTTACATATATGAAAAGGATCTTCAACTCAAAGATAGGGTGTGGGCAGACAGCATACTGCCCCATGAAAGCCGATTAGATTTAGAAAATTATTTAAAACTAAAAAAAATGTTTCCTTATGTGGAAGTACAAAAGATAGAATCCATTATTGCTGATGCGGAAAATCTCTTTGATTTCTTTTTGCCTAAAGAGGCTTACGTTGGACTTTTAATGCATCTTGCAATCAGTATTGACCGGCTTAGGAAGAAAAAAGGCATAAAGATGGATCAGGAACAGCTTCAAGCTGTAACAGAACAAATAGAAATAGCCATTGCAAGATATATAGGAGAACACATACAAATGGCATTTGACGTGGATATGACGGAATCAGAAATTGGCTTTATATGTCTTCATATCCTCGGTGCAAAGCTGGATAAAACAGTCCGAATTTATCAATCAAAAGATGTCCTGGATAATATTAAACCAGAAATTATTTTGTTAGCAAAAAAGATTATTTCTTTCATGGAAAAGGTTCTTAATGTTGATTTTCACGACGATCATACATTATTATCAGGGCTTGTTCTGCATCTTAAGCCTTCCATTAATCGGATGAAGTATGGATTGCCCATTAAAAATCCTTTGCTGGATCAAATTAAAACCAGATACCCCCATATCTATGGGGCAGTCTGGGGGACCAGCATACTCTTTGAAAAATACTTTAATGTTAAAGTGAATGAGGATGAAATAGGGTATATCGTTATTCATTTAGGGGCTGCATTACAAAGGCTGACGCGAAAGATAAAAGCGATTATTGTATGCAGCAGCGGCATGGGGACGGCCCTTCATGCATCTGCTCAGATTCAAAAAGAAATTCCGGAAATTGAAGTGGTAGATATTACGTTTCCTTACGACTTGATAGAAAAGAATTTTTTAGACTGCGATATGATCATTTCAACAATTCATCTTCAACAGGCATCAAAGCCGGTGATTAAGATTAACCCTCTGGTTGGTGAAGAAGATATTAAAAAAATCAAACAGTATATTCGTACAAGACAAAAAACAGATTTATCTTCAAATCCAGAAGAAAAACTAGAAAATTTAATTCATCAGTCCCACATTTTAACCCATCTGGAGCGGACATCAAAAGAACAAATCATTAAAGCCCTGGGTCAAGTTTTATTTCAAGAAGGATATGTAGAGCAAGAATTTATCCCTAAAGTGCTTGAAAGGGAGAAAAAGATTTGCTCCGTAGGAGTAAAAAATATCGTTATCGTCCAGGGAGGATACTCCTTTGTAGTAAAACCGACTATCAGTGTTGCTACACTTAAAGAACCAATGGATTGGTCGGGCAAAAAAGTGGATACGGTCTTTCTGCTTGCTCTGAATTATCAAAGTGAGCAGTATAATGAGAAGTTCTTTCGTTTCTTATACAGAGTATTAGAGAATGAAAAATTAATAGAAGAAATTCGTCAATAA
- a CDS encoding thymidine kinase: protein MFLPDGYGSLEIICGPMFSGKSEELIRRIKRAKIARQNVVVFKPSIDDRYEAEGICSHDGNSIKAINISNSEEILNYINKDTDVIGIDEVQFLEGDTLSICRGLVAEGKRVICAGLDMDFRGEPFGCVPNLLAVADSITKLTAVCMTCGKPAIFTQRLVDGNPARYDDPLILIGAKESYEARCRKCHEIDK from the coding sequence ATGTTTCTACCAGATGGATATGGAAGTTTGGAAATAATCTGCGGACCTATGTTTTCAGGGAAATCAGAAGAGCTCATTAGACGCATTAAACGGGCAAAGATTGCAAGGCAAAATGTAGTTGTATTTAAGCCCAGTATAGATGATAGATATGAAGCAGAAGGTATTTGCTCTCATGATGGGAATAGTATTAAAGCCATCAATATATCAAATTCTGAAGAAATTTTAAATTACATAAATAAAGATACGGATGTCATAGGGATTGATGAGGTACAATTTTTAGAAGGAGATACCTTATCCATATGCAGGGGATTAGTGGCAGAAGGAAAGAGAGTCATTTGTGCAGGCCTTGATATGGATTTTAGAGGAGAACCATTTGGGTGTGTACCCAATCTTTTAGCGGTTGCCGATTCCATCACAAAATTAACAGCTGTGTGTATGACTTGTGGAAAACCTGCTATATTTACTCAGCGTCTTGTGGATGGAAATCCGGCAAGATATGACGACCCCTTAATCTTAATTGGTGCCAAAGAATCCTACGAAGCCAGATGCAGAAAATGCCATGAAATCGATAAATAA